A window of Pontibacter deserti contains these coding sequences:
- a CDS encoding TPM domain-containing protein, whose product MPKDTITPEDEQLILAAIREAEQNTSGEIRVHIENHCEGDVLDRATEVFAELHMHLTKLRNGVLFYIAIKDHQFAVLGDAGINAIVPDHFWEDITEEVIRHFKQKHYATGLANGIRMAGEQLKAHFPYNKEGDINELRDDISFGQ is encoded by the coding sequence ATGCCCAAAGATACCATAACCCCTGAAGACGAGCAGCTTATACTGGCTGCCATACGGGAAGCGGAGCAGAATACATCCGGGGAGATACGTGTGCACATAGAGAATCATTGCGAAGGCGATGTACTGGACCGTGCCACCGAAGTTTTTGCAGAACTGCACATGCACCTGACCAAACTGCGCAACGGTGTGCTTTTTTATATTGCTATTAAAGATCATCAGTTTGCCGTGCTCGGCGATGCAGGCATAAATGCCATTGTACCCGACCATTTCTGGGAAGATATCACCGAAGAAGTGATCAGACATTTTAAGCAAAAACATTACGCTACCGGGCTCGCTAATGGCATACGTATGGCTGGCGAACAACTAAAAGCGCATTTCCCTTATAACAAAGAAGGAGACATCAACGAATTACGCGACGACATCTCTTTCGGACAATAA
- a CDS encoding TPM domain-containing protein — translation MLKHAILFLCFCCLSLLVFAQDKDFPPRPNPPRLVNDMADILSQEEEAALEQKLVNYNDTTSTQIAIVTLTSIGDYEVADYADRLGEQWGIGGKKNDNGILLLIAKNERKITLRTGYGMEHLVPDAKAKEITEFVIKPNFQQGEFYKGLNEATDIIITRAAGAYQADPTASYEDEGGPSLLFIIIIALLLLFILSRFGRGGGGGRGGRGYSRTLGGPIFIPGGFGTFRSGGGIFGGGGGGFGGGGGGFGGFGGGSFGGGGASSSW, via the coding sequence ATGCTTAAACACGCTATACTTTTTCTGTGCTTTTGCTGCCTAAGCCTGCTGGTTTTTGCCCAGGATAAAGATTTTCCGCCGCGCCCTAACCCGCCACGCCTGGTTAACGACATGGCCGACATCCTGAGCCAGGAAGAAGAAGCGGCGCTGGAGCAGAAACTGGTAAATTATAACGATACCACCTCTACCCAGATAGCTATAGTTACGCTTACATCCATCGGCGATTACGAAGTGGCCGACTATGCAGACAGACTGGGGGAACAATGGGGAATAGGTGGTAAGAAAAATGATAACGGCATACTGTTATTAATTGCCAAAAACGAGCGCAAAATTACACTACGCACAGGCTATGGCATGGAACATTTAGTGCCAGATGCCAAAGCCAAGGAAATTACCGAGTTCGTTATCAAGCCTAATTTTCAGCAGGGCGAATTTTACAAAGGCTTAAACGAGGCCACAGATATCATCATTACAAGAGCTGCCGGTGCCTACCAGGCCGACCCAACAGCCAGTTACGAAGATGAAGGAGGCCCATCGCTTCTGTTTATCATTATCATAGCGCTGCTATTGCTTTTTATACTTTCCAGGTTTGGCAGAGGCGGTGGTGGAGGCCGTGGTGGCAGAGGTTATTCGCGCACGCTAGGTGGACCTATTTTTATTCCTGGAGGTTTCGGTACTTTCCGTTCCGGTGGCGGTATATTCGGAGGCGGAGGTGGTGGCTTCGGAGGAGGCGGAGGAGGTTTTGGCGGCTTCGGTGGAGGTTCCTTCGGCGGTGGCGGTGCCAGCA
- a CDS encoding YdeI/OmpD-associated family protein gives MPAICQKLQLKAPYNLLLLNAPAGLKNEFEQEGGEVTEAATTTTQNAYDVVQLFVANKEELDILGPQAISALKPGGILWIAYPKKTSGIKSDLTRDHGWVTIKELGYEGVRQIAIDDTWSSLRFKHQSERKEPSKMGADYPGIDRVNRTVTIPADLQEALQQAKVQERFEKLSFTNRKEHVIAVLEAKRAETRQSRISKIVEKLQA, from the coding sequence ATGCCTGCTATCTGCCAGAAACTTCAGCTAAAAGCCCCTTATAATTTATTGCTCCTGAATGCCCCTGCTGGACTAAAAAATGAATTTGAACAGGAAGGCGGTGAAGTAACCGAAGCAGCCACTACTACAACTCAGAATGCTTATGACGTAGTGCAGCTGTTTGTTGCAAACAAGGAAGAATTAGATATACTGGGGCCGCAGGCTATTTCAGCGCTGAAGCCGGGAGGTATACTCTGGATAGCTTATCCTAAAAAAACATCAGGTATAAAATCGGACCTTACCCGCGACCATGGCTGGGTAACTATAAAAGAACTGGGATATGAAGGTGTGCGACAAATAGCTATTGATGATACCTGGTCATCGTTGCGATTCAAGCATCAATCCGAACGAAAGGAGCCCTCTAAAATGGGCGCAGACTATCCTGGTATCGACAGAGTGAACCGCACTGTAACTATACCTGCCGATCTGCAGGAGGCTTTACAGCAGGCGAAGGTGCAGGAGCGTTTTGAAAAGTTATCTTTTACTAACAGAAAGGAACATGTAATAGCAGTTCTGGAAGCGAAGCGTGCTGAAACACGCCAGAGCCGCATAAGCAAAATTGTGGAAAAGCTGCAGGCATAG
- a CDS encoding DUF4286 family protein: protein MILYNVTVSIDNTVADEWLQWMKEVHIPEVMGTGYFLANQICRVMGDDEASGGTTYAVQYTCRSVEDLQEYQREHSPALQQKVNERYAGRYASFRTMLEVVGVNVERKEQE from the coding sequence ATGATTTTATACAATGTAACTGTAAGTATAGACAACACTGTGGCCGACGAATGGCTGCAATGGATGAAAGAAGTACATATTCCGGAAGTAATGGGGACAGGCTATTTCCTGGCAAACCAGATTTGCAGGGTAATGGGAGATGATGAAGCCTCAGGTGGAACTACCTATGCCGTGCAGTATACCTGCCGAAGCGTAGAAGACCTGCAGGAGTACCAGCGTGAGCACTCACCGGCCCTGCAGCAAAAAGTAAACGAACGCTATGCAGGCCGTTATGCTTCTTTCCGGACAATGCTGGAAGTGGTTGGTGTAAATGTGGAGCGTAAAGAGCAGGAATAA
- a CDS encoding sugar phosphate nucleotidyltransferase, with protein sequence MKAVIPVAGIGSRLRPHTHTQPKSLLPVADNTILGHIVDRLLEAGIQDFVFIIGYLGEKIERYVKEKYPQLNAEFVVQEPREGLGHALWIARHTFEHEQSILIMLGDAIVDTDLQPILDAPYSVLGVKKVSKPSMFGVTEVGTDEFVVKLVEKPRIPKSNFALVGLYKIANPQKLIESLQHIIDEDQRTLGEYHLTDALMHMIRNGEQMVKWNVDQWFDCGQKDTLLEANATLLNRPHLRHINYSQQFPGSIIIPPVTIGTGCTITNSVIGPNVAIGDDTTITSSILSNSIIGSFSELRNAVMHDSIIGSDASFKGFSHSLNIGDSTEINFGQ encoded by the coding sequence ATGAAAGCAGTAATTCCGGTGGCAGGTATAGGTTCAAGGCTCCGTCCGCACACGCATACGCAGCCCAAATCGCTGTTGCCGGTGGCAGACAATACTATACTTGGCCATATCGTAGATCGCCTTCTGGAGGCCGGAATCCAGGATTTCGTGTTTATAATCGGGTACCTGGGCGAGAAGATAGAACGCTATGTGAAGGAGAAGTATCCTCAGCTAAATGCCGAGTTTGTGGTGCAGGAACCCCGCGAAGGCCTTGGTCATGCCCTCTGGATAGCCCGCCATACTTTTGAGCACGAACAAAGTATACTTATCATGCTGGGCGATGCTATAGTAGACACTGATCTGCAGCCTATACTTGATGCGCCCTATTCAGTGCTGGGTGTTAAAAAAGTGTCGAAGCCATCTATGTTCGGGGTTACTGAAGTAGGCACCGATGAGTTTGTGGTAAAGTTGGTAGAGAAACCTAGAATCCCGAAATCGAATTTTGCGCTGGTAGGGCTTTATAAAATTGCCAACCCACAAAAGCTGATCGAATCGTTGCAGCATATTATTGATGAAGACCAGCGCACTTTAGGCGAATACCACCTCACCGATGCACTAATGCACATGATCCGGAACGGGGAGCAAATGGTAAAATGGAATGTAGACCAATGGTTTGACTGTGGTCAGAAGGATACTTTACTCGAAGCAAATGCCACTTTACTGAATCGTCCGCACCTGCGCCACATTAACTATAGCCAGCAATTTCCGGGCAGCATTATCATCCCGCCGGTAACTATAGGCACAGGTTGTACCATTACCAATTCAGTTATCGGGCCAAATGTTGCTATCGGCGACGACACAACCATTACCAGTTCTATACTTAGCAATTCTATAATTGGGTCTTTTTCGGAACTGCGCAATGCTGTAATGCATGATTCTATTATCGGATCTGATGCCAGTTTTAAAGGGTTCAGTCACAGCCTCAACATCGGCGATAGTACTGAGATTAACTTCGGGCAGTAG
- a CDS encoding LemA family protein has translation MKRLLFYLIGFVVLASQSSCGYNEMVAKDENVEAAWANVQNAYQRRADLIPNLVNTVKGAANFEQETLTRVIEARAKATSVNISPDNLTPENIQRFQQAQGELSGALSRLLVTVEQYPDLKANRNFLELQAQLEGTENRISVERRKFNETVQDYNSYIRSFPRNIIAGMFDFEKKGYFEAEAGAQKAPTVQF, from the coding sequence ATGAAAAGACTATTATTTTACCTGATCGGATTTGTAGTGCTGGCTTCGCAGTCGTCGTGCGGTTATAACGAAATGGTGGCTAAAGATGAGAACGTAGAAGCTGCCTGGGCTAACGTACAGAATGCTTACCAGCGCCGTGCCGACCTGATTCCAAACCTGGTAAATACCGTTAAGGGAGCTGCTAACTTTGAGCAGGAAACCCTGACCCGTGTAATAGAAGCGCGTGCAAAAGCAACCAGCGTAAACATCAGCCCAGATAACCTGACCCCAGAAAACATCCAGCGTTTCCAGCAGGCTCAGGGCGAGTTATCAGGTGCGTTAAGCCGCTTACTGGTTACCGTGGAGCAATACCCTGACCTGAAAGCCAACCGTAACTTCCTGGAGTTACAGGCACAGCTCGAAGGCACCGAAAACCGCATATCAGTAGAGCGCCGCAAGTTTAACGAAACCGTGCAGGACTATAACTCTTACATCCGTTCGTTTCCGCGCAACATCATAGCCGGCATGTTCGACTTTGAAAAGAAAGGCTACTTTGAAGCTGAAGCCGGAGCACAAAAAGCCCCTACGGTACAATTTTAA
- a CDS encoding prolyl oligopeptidase family serine peptidase: protein MKKSTVLLLAGGITAMSACKSTQTETTATGMNTKTTTEAAVATAETELTYPNTKKVDHVENYHGKQIPDPYRWLETHNDEVDQWIKAQNEVTQEYLGDIDFRDNIKARLTEIWNYPKYGAPFKEGGKYYFYKNDGLQNQSVLYVQETLESEPKVFFDPNKLSSDGTVALTAFSFSKDAKHVAVGTSSGGSDWNTYQVMDVATGKMLNDKLEWVKFSGPSWYKDGFFYSRYDAPTEGNKLANKNEYHKVYYHKIGTPQSQDKLIHEDKAHALRNFYGQTTDDERFLILNASEGASGANALYYKDLTDPKSTIKPIVDNFESEYNVVDNFGDKLLVMTNKNAPRYRLVMIDPKKPQEANWKVIVPESANVMQSVSTVGGRIIASYMKDATSQVVVYDQNGKQLNTVELPTLGTVSGFGGDQKDKETFFTFTSFTYPPTIYRYDVPNNKVSLFRKTEVNVDTEAFETKQVFYTSKDGTKVPMFIVHKKGLKLDGTNPTYLYAYGGFNISMTPSFSIANMLWLENGGVYAMPNLRGGGEYGEDWHKAGMTPNKQNVFDDFIGAAEYLINQKYTSSERLAVAGGSNGGLLVGAFMTQRPELAKVALPAVGVMDMLRFHKFTIGWAWVPEYGSSDDAAQFENLYKFSPLHNIKEGVKYPATLVKTADHDDRVVPAHSFKFISELQAKGAPGNPYLIRVDVRAGHGAGKPTSLVIQEYADTYAFIYKNMGVNPYEGEAQNK, encoded by the coding sequence ATGAAGAAATCTACTGTTTTACTGCTGGCTGGTGGCATTACAGCCATGTCGGCATGTAAATCCACCCAAACCGAAACTACTGCCACCGGCATGAATACCAAAACCACTACTGAAGCCGCAGTTGCAACGGCTGAAACCGAATTAACTTACCCGAATACCAAAAAAGTAGACCACGTTGAGAACTACCACGGCAAGCAGATTCCTGACCCGTATCGTTGGCTCGAAACGCATAACGACGAAGTAGACCAGTGGATAAAAGCGCAGAACGAAGTAACGCAGGAATACCTGGGCGATATCGACTTCAGAGATAACATCAAAGCACGCCTGACCGAGATCTGGAATTACCCGAAGTATGGTGCTCCATTTAAAGAAGGCGGCAAATATTATTTCTATAAGAATGATGGCTTGCAGAACCAGAGCGTGCTATATGTGCAGGAAACCCTGGAATCTGAGCCAAAAGTATTCTTCGACCCGAACAAACTATCTTCTGACGGAACAGTGGCTTTAACAGCTTTCAGCTTTTCTAAGGATGCTAAACATGTTGCCGTAGGCACATCAAGCGGCGGTTCTGACTGGAACACCTACCAGGTAATGGATGTGGCTACCGGCAAAATGCTGAATGATAAACTGGAGTGGGTTAAATTCTCTGGCCCAAGCTGGTATAAGGATGGTTTCTTCTATAGCCGTTACGATGCCCCAACAGAAGGCAACAAGCTGGCCAATAAAAACGAGTACCACAAAGTATATTACCACAAAATTGGTACGCCACAGAGCCAGGACAAGCTGATTCACGAAGACAAAGCACATGCGTTGCGCAACTTCTACGGCCAGACCACAGACGATGAGCGCTTCCTGATTCTAAATGCTTCGGAAGGTGCCAGCGGAGCCAACGCTTTATACTATAAAGACCTGACTGATCCGAAATCAACTATAAAACCGATTGTAGATAACTTCGAGAGCGAATATAATGTGGTTGATAACTTCGGTGATAAACTGCTGGTGATGACGAACAAGAATGCGCCGCGCTATCGCCTGGTGATGATCGATCCGAAGAAACCACAGGAAGCCAACTGGAAAGTTATAGTTCCGGAATCGGCTAATGTTATGCAGAGCGTGTCTACGGTAGGTGGCCGTATTATTGCGAGTTACATGAAAGATGCTACCAGCCAGGTTGTGGTGTACGACCAGAACGGTAAGCAGCTGAATACGGTGGAACTGCCAACTTTAGGTACTGTGAGCGGCTTTGGTGGTGACCAGAAAGACAAAGAGACATTCTTCACGTTCACGTCATTCACGTACCCGCCAACCATTTATCGTTACGATGTACCAAACAATAAAGTAAGCCTGTTCCGCAAAACCGAAGTGAATGTAGATACCGAAGCTTTTGAAACGAAGCAGGTATTTTATACTTCAAAAGACGGTACCAAAGTTCCAATGTTTATCGTGCATAAAAAAGGCCTGAAACTGGATGGCACCAACCCGACTTACCTGTACGCTTACGGTGGCTTTAATATCTCGATGACGCCAAGCTTTAGTATTGCGAACATGCTGTGGCTAGAGAACGGTGGAGTTTATGCGATGCCTAACCTGCGTGGCGGTGGCGAGTACGGCGAAGACTGGCACAAAGCCGGCATGACGCCAAATAAACAAAACGTATTCGATGACTTTATCGGAGCTGCCGAGTATCTGATCAACCAGAAATATACTTCATCAGAAAGACTGGCTGTGGCTGGTGGCTCTAACGGTGGTTTGCTGGTTGGCGCCTTTATGACGCAACGCCCTGAGCTGGCTAAAGTTGCTCTGCCTGCGGTAGGTGTAATGGACATGCTGCGCTTCCATAAGTTTACGATTGGTTGGGCGTGGGTACCAGAGTATGGCTCTTCAGACGACGCTGCCCAATTCGAGAACCTGTATAAATTCTCGCCGTTGCACAACATTAAAGAAGGCGTTAAATACCCTGCAACTTTAGTTAAAACCGCTGATCATGATGACCGCGTAGTTCCTGCGCACTCGTTTAAGTTTATCTCCGAACTACAGGCAAAAGGCGCGCCGGGTAATCCATACTTAATCAGAGTAGATGTGCGTGCAGGCCACGGTGCCGGTAAACCAACTTCGCTGGTTATCCAGGAGTATGCAGATACTTATGCGTTCATTTACAAGAACATGGGCGTGAACCCGTACGAAGGCGAAGCTCAGAACAAATAA
- a CDS encoding acyl-[acyl-carrier-protein] thioesterase: MKSYPGKSQFIVRSSEIDYRGKATIPALVSYMQEAAWENTRDLGISMYDLLERGLTWVLQRMRVEMFRYPKHGESITVETWASGRERVFLHRDFRIYTSDNELLGQATSVWLVMDVVKRQMVSVPDFIMEVEVVPNQDPLPFAKGKLSQLQEVQYSQQMPVRWHDIDLNRHVTNTRYLQWILDTLPTDILEKQLREVDIIYKAESILGDTVLSEAGTGETETILLHKLTSQETGKELVQARTLWEVLS, encoded by the coding sequence ATGAAATCATACCCCGGCAAAAGCCAGTTTATAGTTCGATCCAGCGAGATAGATTACCGTGGTAAGGCTACCATACCAGCGCTGGTAAGTTACATGCAGGAAGCCGCCTGGGAGAACACCCGTGACTTAGGAATCTCGATGTACGACTTGCTGGAGCGTGGACTGACGTGGGTGTTGCAGCGCATGCGCGTGGAGATGTTCCGGTACCCTAAGCATGGCGAAAGTATAACTGTAGAAACCTGGGCATCGGGGCGTGAACGTGTTTTCCTGCACCGCGATTTCAGGATTTATACTTCAGATAACGAGCTGCTGGGCCAAGCAACCAGTGTGTGGCTGGTAATGGACGTGGTAAAACGCCAGATGGTATCGGTGCCTGATTTTATTATGGAGGTGGAGGTAGTGCCCAACCAAGATCCGCTGCCATTTGCCAAGGGAAAACTGTCGCAGCTACAGGAAGTACAGTACTCACAGCAAATGCCCGTGCGCTGGCACGATATAGACCTGAACCGCCACGTAACTAACACCCGTTACCTGCAATGGATACTGGATACGCTGCCAACTGATATCCTGGAAAAGCAACTGCGTGAAGTAGACATCATTTATAAAGCTGAAAGTATACTTGGTGATACAGTTTTATCAGAAGCTGGCACAGGTGAAACAGAAACTATACTTTTGCACAAACTTACCAGCCAAGAAACCGGCAAAGAACTGGTGCAAGCCAGGACGCTTTGGGAAGTATTGAGTTAG
- a CDS encoding GNAT family N-acetyltransferase, with protein sequence MIQIRKGTIDDLPQVLQLIQELAEYEKAPNEVTNTLEDMRRDGFGERPIFEFFVAESEAEGIVGISLYYTAYSTWKGRTIYLEDLVVTERLRRSGIGKKLFDAVAEEAKRLGAKRFRWQVLDWNEPAIAFYKKIGAELDGEWMNCTMTEQQIQEYKG encoded by the coding sequence GTGATACAAATTAGAAAAGGTACTATAGATGACCTGCCGCAGGTGTTGCAACTGATACAGGAGCTGGCAGAGTACGAAAAGGCACCCAACGAAGTAACAAATACTCTGGAAGATATGCGTCGGGATGGTTTTGGCGAACGCCCGATATTTGAATTCTTTGTGGCAGAATCTGAAGCAGAAGGCATTGTAGGGATATCGTTATACTATACAGCTTACTCTACCTGGAAAGGCCGCACCATTTACCTGGAAGACCTGGTGGTAACTGAACGTTTGCGCCGTAGCGGAATAGGTAAAAAGCTGTTTGATGCTGTTGCCGAAGAAGCAAAACGTTTAGGAGCAAAACGTTTCAGGTGGCAGGTGCTGGACTGGAACGAGCCGGCAATTGCGTTTTATAAAAAGATTGGTGCCGAGCTGGATGGAGAATGGATGAACTGCACCATGACCGAACAGCAGATACAGGAGTACAAAGGCTAA
- a CDS encoding MFS transporter: MAVTSPATTKHYLLNASVIVAALGYFVDIYDLVLFSIVRIPSLQDLGITDQAQLLENGVLLLNMQMAGMLLGGVAWGILGDKRGRLSVLFGSIFLYSIANILNGFVTDIPTYAILRFIAGVGLAGELGAGITLVSEVLPKEKRGYGTMVVATIGISGAILAGIIGEYFGWRTAYFIGGGLGLLLLFLRVGVYESGMFKNLKETHVTRGNFLSLFTNSKRFWKYLKCILIGVPIWYMVGILITFSPEFGVALGVEGTVSAAKAISFSYLGLVFGDFASGYLSQRFKNRRTIVLIFLLLLSISIGLYLFSSNLSLNSFYILCVALGFASGYWAVFVTIAAEQFGTNIRATVTTTVPNFVRGAVVPLTFAFTSLKDGVGLVPGALLLAVISMVIAVFSILTLDETYGKDLNYMEPL, translated from the coding sequence ATGGCTGTTACGTCTCCTGCTACTACCAAGCATTACCTTTTAAACGCATCTGTTATAGTTGCAGCATTAGGGTACTTTGTTGATATCTACGACCTTGTGCTTTTCAGTATTGTGCGCATCCCAAGTCTTCAGGATCTGGGAATAACCGACCAGGCGCAGTTGCTGGAGAACGGCGTGCTGCTACTAAACATGCAGATGGCCGGTATGCTGCTGGGTGGTGTAGCCTGGGGTATTCTGGGAGATAAGCGTGGCAGGCTTTCCGTTTTGTTTGGGTCTATCTTTCTTTATTCAATTGCTAATATTCTGAATGGTTTTGTGACGGATATACCCACTTATGCCATACTAAGGTTTATAGCAGGTGTGGGACTTGCCGGGGAGTTGGGAGCAGGAATAACACTGGTATCAGAGGTTCTGCCCAAAGAGAAGCGGGGCTATGGAACCATGGTGGTAGCAACTATAGGTATATCGGGAGCTATACTTGCCGGTATAATTGGCGAATATTTTGGCTGGCGCACTGCTTATTTTATTGGCGGTGGCTTAGGTTTGCTGCTTTTATTCCTAAGGGTAGGAGTTTATGAGTCCGGGATGTTTAAGAACCTGAAAGAGACGCATGTTACACGTGGAAATTTCCTGAGCTTGTTTACAAATTCGAAACGCTTCTGGAAATATCTAAAATGTATACTGATAGGCGTACCGATCTGGTATATGGTGGGCATCCTGATCACGTTCTCTCCGGAATTTGGAGTAGCGCTAGGAGTAGAGGGTACTGTATCAGCTGCTAAAGCAATATCATTCTCTTATTTAGGCCTGGTGTTCGGAGACTTTGCCAGTGGTTACCTGAGCCAGCGATTTAAGAACCGCCGAACAATTGTGCTGATATTCCTGCTCCTGCTAAGTATAAGTATTGGCTTGTACCTTTTCAGCAGTAACCTGTCGCTTAACAGCTTCTATATACTTTGTGTAGCGCTGGGGTTTGCCAGCGGGTATTGGGCTGTATTTGTAACGATAGCTGCCGAACAGTTTGGCACCAACATAAGAGCTACGGTTACAACCACGGTACCTAATTTTGTGCGAGGAGCAGTGGTGCCACTTACGTTTGCTTTCACAAGTCTTAAAGATGGAGTAGGTCTGGTTCCGGGAGCGTTGCTGTTGGCTGTTATATCCATGGTCATTGCCGTATTTTCTATCCTTACATTGGACGAAACTTACGGCAAAGATCTGAATTACATGGAACCACTATAG
- a CDS encoding REP-associated tyrosine transposase encodes MSEYRKTATGELYFVTLTVAGWVDVFSRKEYKDILIENLKYCQEKFNLEIFSYVIMTNHLHLISRRQDGELTELLGRFKSYTAKKIIEEIENNPQESRKDWLLNVFEHFAKSNKQYSRYHFWNYINHPVTLHSARVIDQKVDYIHQNPVRAGIVSEPEYYMYSSACADSPLKVSEL; translated from the coding sequence ATGAGCGAATATCGCAAGACAGCTACAGGTGAGCTATACTTTGTAACACTTACTGTCGCAGGTTGGGTTGATGTCTTTTCCAGAAAAGAGTATAAAGATATTCTGATTGAGAATTTGAAATACTGTCAGGAAAAATTTAATCTGGAAATCTTCTCTTATGTTATTATGACCAATCACCTGCACCTTATTAGCAGAAGACAGGATGGAGAATTAACCGAATTACTTGGCAGGTTTAAAAGCTATACAGCCAAAAAGATCATCGAAGAAATTGAAAACAATCCGCAGGAAAGTAGAAAAGATTGGCTGTTAAATGTTTTTGAACATTTTGCTAAGAGCAACAAGCAGTATAGCCGCTATCATTTTTGGAATTATATAAATCATCCTGTTACTCTTCATTCTGCCAGAGTGATCGATCAGAAAGTAGATTATATACATCAGAATCCTGTGCGAGCTGGTATAGTTAGTGAGCCAGAATATTACATGTATAGTAGTGCTTGTGCAGATAGTCCGCTGAAGGTTTCTGAGCTATAA